In Populus nigra chromosome 10, ddPopNigr1.1, whole genome shotgun sequence, the following proteins share a genomic window:
- the LOC133705869 gene encoding uncharacterized protein LOC133705869 isoform X1 produces the protein MGAQEKSQANSNSIQRVKVYRLNDDGKWDDQGTGHVTVDYLERSEDLGLYVIDEEDNETLLLHRITPDDIYRKQEDTIISWRDPEFSTELALSFQETTGCSYIWDHICNVQRNLQFSTLNSETFHSMNSELRELPAVELSTLPLILKTVSESGIADQMRLTELILNDHDFFQKLMDVFRICEDLENIEGLHMIFKIVRGIILFNSPQIFEKIFGDELIMDVIGSLEYDPEISHVQHHRGFLKEHVVFKEAIPIKDPHVLSKIHQTYRVGYLKDVVLARVLDEATVANLNSIIHANNAVVVSLLKDDNTFIQELFARLRSPTTSAESKKNLVYFLHEFCSLSKSMQMVQQLRLFRELMNEGIFDIIADILQSQDKKLVLTGTDILILFLNQDPNLLRSYVVRQEGIPLLGLSVKGMITDFGEDMHCQFLEILRSLLDSYTLSGAQRDNIIEIFYEKHLSQLIDVITASCPDEVLPRSSGKSSGLVERVDTHNGVKPEILSNICELLCFCVLHHPYRIKCNFLLDNVIEKVLTLTRRKEKYLVAAAVRFVRTILSRHDEHLINHFVKNNLLKPIVDAFLSNGDRYNLLNSAILELFEYIRKENLKLLLKYIVDSFWNDLVKFEHLTSIQALKVKYEQCLEQCGAKSTGSTLDPRKRNDERALEKEEEDYFNGDSDEEDTASASHTQKAQAQSVSPNGVAAGYPSLSPRSGGLVDYDDDEDDEDYRPPPKKQLETPEEDEGTSESLRMKRKLPSKDKEPDLVKKQRLAKHSKPKESVFAALCSTLSHAVLPSKKAATAMHITPLDGNKGPVEESHRDNDPVISRSCSDNNSNSSEENHREKDPAGPKSCSDCLHSTSENGQIIGDDGPLIPPPKSSPEMAVNGS, from the exons atggGCGCACAAGAGAAATCGCAAGCGAACTCCAACTCGATACAG CGGGTGAAGGTCTACCGTTTGAATGACGATGGAAAATGGGATGACCAGGGGACTGGGCATGTTACTGTAGACTATTTGGAG AGATCAGAAGATCTAGGCTTGTATGTTATTGATGAAGAAGACAACGAGACATTGCTTTTGCATCGTATAACCCCAGATGACATTTACAGAAAACAAGAAG ATACAATAATTTCATGGAGAGATCCAGAATTTTCTACAGAATTAGCACTAAGCTTCCAAGAAACTACAGGGTGTTCGTACATttg ggATCATATCTGTAATGTGCAAAGAAATCTACAGTTCAGCACTCTAAACA GTGAGACATTTCACAGCATGAACAGTGAGTTGAGAGAATTGCCTGCTGTTGAACTTTCCACACTTCCTTTGATCCTTAAG ACCGTGTCTGAGAGTGGTATTGCAGATCAGATGAGACTGACAGAGCTTATACTGAATGAT CATGATTTTTTCCAGAAGCTGATGGATGTTTTCAGAATCTGTGAAGACCTAGAAAACATTGAAGGTCTTCACATGATATTCAAAATAGTCAGAGGGATCA TTTTGTTCAACAGTCCTCAAATCTTTGAGAAAATATTTGGGGATGAATTGATCATGGATGTTATTGGTTCACTTGAGT ATGATCCTGAGATTTCTCATGTCCAACATCATCGTGGTTTTCTGAAAGAGCACGTTGTTTTCAAGGAG GCCATACCAATCAAAGATCCCCATGTCCTGTCAAAGATACATCAGACGTACAGAGTTGGTTATTTGAAG GATGTTGTTTTGGCTAGAGTATTGGATGAGGCCACAGTTGCAAACCTGAATTCCATAATTCATGCAAATAATGCTGTT GTTGTTTCTTTGTTAAAGGATGACAATACCTTTATTCAAGAATTGTTTGCTAGGTTGAGATCGCCCACCACATCTGcagaatcaaagaaaaatttg GTATATTTCTTGCACGAGTTTTGTAGTTTGAGCAAGAGCATGCAGATGGTCCAGCAGCTCCGACTGTTTAG GGAGCTCATGAATGAAGGTATCTTTGACATCATTGCTGATATATTGCAGAGTCAAGACAAGAAACTTGTCCTAACTGG AACAGAtatcctcattcttttcttGAATCAGGATCCAAACCTTCTGCGTTCTTATGTTGTTCGGCAGGAAGGAATCCCACTACTAGGACTGTCG GTTAAAGGAATGATAACAGACTTTGGGGAGGACATGCACTGCCAGTTTCTTGAAATTCTTCGCAGTTTACTGGATTCCTATACACTGTCAGGAGCACAG AGagataatataattgaaatctTCTATGAGAAGCACCTGAGCCAATTAATTGATGTTATAACAGCGTCTTGTCCTGATGAGGTTCTTCCTCGATCAAGTGGTAAATCTTCAGGGCTTGTTGAGAGAGTTGACACTCATAATGGTGTGAAGCCAGAAATACTATCAAACATATGTGAATTGCTATGCTTCTGTGTTCTGCACCATCCATATAGAATAAA gTGTAACTTTCTCCTTGATAATGTTATTGAAAAAGTCTTGACACTgacaagaaggaaagaaaagtaccttgttgctgctgctgttcgTTTTGTTCGCACTATCCTTTCCCGCCAT GATGAGCATTTGATAAATCATTTTGTCAAGAACAACCTCCTCAAACCAATTGTAGATGCCTTTTTGAGCAATGGTGATCGTTATAATTTGCTGAACTCTGCCATTTTAGAGCTTTTTGAGTATATCCGCAAG GAAAACTTGAAATTGTTGCTCAAGTATATAGTTGATTCATTCTGGAATGATTTGGTCAAATTCGAGCATTTGACCTCCATTCAGGCTCTAAAAGTTAAATATGAGCAG TGTCTAGAGCAGTGTGGAGCAAAAAGTACTGGTAGCACATTGGATCCAAGAAAACGAAATGATGAGCGTGCACTagaaaaggaagaggaagaTTACTTCAATGGGGACAG TGATGAAGAAGACACGGCATCCGCATCCCATACTCAAAAGGCACAAGCTCAATCAGTCTCTCCCAATGGGGTTGCTGCAGGCTACCCGTCATTAAG TCCAAGATCTGGAGGACTTgttgattatgatgatgatgaagatgacgAAGACTATAGACCACCTCCTAAGAAACAGCTAGAAACACCTGAGGAAGATGAAGGAACTAGTGAATCCCTTAGGATGAAGCGGAAATTGCCTTCCAAGGATAAGGAGCCTGACCTAGTGAAGAAACAGCGATTAGCTAAACACTCGAAGCCAAAAGAGAGTGTATTTGCTGCTTTATGTTCAACACTTAGCCATGCCGTCTTGCCCAGCAAGAAAGCTGCAACTGCCATGCACATAACTCCTTTGGATGGAAACAAAGGCCCAGTTGAAGAAAGTCATAGAGATAATGATCCAGTCATTTCTAGAAGCTGTTCTGATAACAACAGCAATTCAAGTGAGGAAAACCACAGGGAGAAGGATCCTGCTGGTCCTAAAAGCTGTTCTGACTGCTTGCACAGCACATCAGAAAATGGACAGATAATTGGAGATGATGGTCCATTAATACCACCCCCCAAATCCTCACCAGAAATGGCTGTAAATGGTTCTTAA
- the LOC133705869 gene encoding uncharacterized protein LOC133705869 isoform X3, which yields MGAQEKSQANSNSIQRVKVYRLNDDGKWDDQGTGHVTVDYLERSEDLGLYVIDEEDNETLLLHRITPDDIYRKQEDTIISWRDPEFSTELALSFQETTGCSYIWDHICNVQRNLQFSTLNSETFHSMNSELRELPAVELSTLPLILKTVSESGIADQMRLTELILNDHDFFQKLMDVFRICEDLENIEGLHMIFKIVRGIILFNSPQIFEKIFGDELIMDVIGSLEYDPEISHVQHHRGFLKEHVVFKEAIPIKDPHVLSKIHQTYRVGYLKDVVLARVLDEATVANLNSIIHANNAVVVSLLKDDNTFIQELFARLRSPTTSAESKKNLVYFLHEFCSLSKSMQMVQQLRLFRELMNEGIFDIIADILQSQDKKLVLTGYPHSFLESGSKPSAFLCCSAGRNPTTRTVGLCFMNCLQCIYLSISLDIQTNTCNDVLHKPNYLKDEIYHNPDK from the exons atggGCGCACAAGAGAAATCGCAAGCGAACTCCAACTCGATACAG CGGGTGAAGGTCTACCGTTTGAATGACGATGGAAAATGGGATGACCAGGGGACTGGGCATGTTACTGTAGACTATTTGGAG AGATCAGAAGATCTAGGCTTGTATGTTATTGATGAAGAAGACAACGAGACATTGCTTTTGCATCGTATAACCCCAGATGACATTTACAGAAAACAAGAAG ATACAATAATTTCATGGAGAGATCCAGAATTTTCTACAGAATTAGCACTAAGCTTCCAAGAAACTACAGGGTGTTCGTACATttg ggATCATATCTGTAATGTGCAAAGAAATCTACAGTTCAGCACTCTAAACA GTGAGACATTTCACAGCATGAACAGTGAGTTGAGAGAATTGCCTGCTGTTGAACTTTCCACACTTCCTTTGATCCTTAAG ACCGTGTCTGAGAGTGGTATTGCAGATCAGATGAGACTGACAGAGCTTATACTGAATGAT CATGATTTTTTCCAGAAGCTGATGGATGTTTTCAGAATCTGTGAAGACCTAGAAAACATTGAAGGTCTTCACATGATATTCAAAATAGTCAGAGGGATCA TTTTGTTCAACAGTCCTCAAATCTTTGAGAAAATATTTGGGGATGAATTGATCATGGATGTTATTGGTTCACTTGAGT ATGATCCTGAGATTTCTCATGTCCAACATCATCGTGGTTTTCTGAAAGAGCACGTTGTTTTCAAGGAG GCCATACCAATCAAAGATCCCCATGTCCTGTCAAAGATACATCAGACGTACAGAGTTGGTTATTTGAAG GATGTTGTTTTGGCTAGAGTATTGGATGAGGCCACAGTTGCAAACCTGAATTCCATAATTCATGCAAATAATGCTGTT GTTGTTTCTTTGTTAAAGGATGACAATACCTTTATTCAAGAATTGTTTGCTAGGTTGAGATCGCCCACCACATCTGcagaatcaaagaaaaatttg GTATATTTCTTGCACGAGTTTTGTAGTTTGAGCAAGAGCATGCAGATGGTCCAGCAGCTCCGACTGTTTAG GGAGCTCATGAATGAAGGTATCTTTGACATCATTGCTGATATATTGCAGAGTCAAGACAAGAAACTTGTCCTAACTGG AtatcctcattcttttcttGAATCAGGATCCAAACCTTCTGCGTTCTTATGTTGTTCGGCAGGAAGGAATCCCACTACTAGGACTGTCGGTTTGTGTTTTATGAACTGTTTACAATGCATCTATCTTTCAATATCCTTGGACATTCAGACTAACACATGCAACGATGTCTTGCACAAACCTAATTACCTGAAAGATGAGATTTATCACAATCCTGATAAGTGA
- the LOC133705869 gene encoding uncharacterized protein LOC133705869 isoform X4, giving the protein MGAQEKSQANSNSIQRVKVYRLNDDGKWDDQGTGHVTVDYLERSEDLGLYVIDEEDNETLLLHRITPDDIYRKQEDTIISWRDPEFSTELALSFQETTGCSYIWDHICNVQRNLQFSTLNSETFHSMNSELRELPAVELSTLPLILKTVSESGIADQMRLTELILNDHDFFQKLMDVFRICEDLENIEGLHMIFKIVRGIILFNSPQIFEKIFGDELIMDVIGSLEYDPEISHVQHHRGFLKEHVVFKEAIPIKDPHVLSKIHQTYRVGYLKDVVLARVLDEATVANLNSIIHANNAVVVSLLKDDNTFIQELFARLRSPTTSAESKKNLVYFLHEFCSLSKSMQMVQQLRLFRELMNEGIFDIIADILQSQDKKLVLTGYPHSFLESGSKPSAFLCCSAGRNPTTRTVG; this is encoded by the exons atggGCGCACAAGAGAAATCGCAAGCGAACTCCAACTCGATACAG CGGGTGAAGGTCTACCGTTTGAATGACGATGGAAAATGGGATGACCAGGGGACTGGGCATGTTACTGTAGACTATTTGGAG AGATCAGAAGATCTAGGCTTGTATGTTATTGATGAAGAAGACAACGAGACATTGCTTTTGCATCGTATAACCCCAGATGACATTTACAGAAAACAAGAAG ATACAATAATTTCATGGAGAGATCCAGAATTTTCTACAGAATTAGCACTAAGCTTCCAAGAAACTACAGGGTGTTCGTACATttg ggATCATATCTGTAATGTGCAAAGAAATCTACAGTTCAGCACTCTAAACA GTGAGACATTTCACAGCATGAACAGTGAGTTGAGAGAATTGCCTGCTGTTGAACTTTCCACACTTCCTTTGATCCTTAAG ACCGTGTCTGAGAGTGGTATTGCAGATCAGATGAGACTGACAGAGCTTATACTGAATGAT CATGATTTTTTCCAGAAGCTGATGGATGTTTTCAGAATCTGTGAAGACCTAGAAAACATTGAAGGTCTTCACATGATATTCAAAATAGTCAGAGGGATCA TTTTGTTCAACAGTCCTCAAATCTTTGAGAAAATATTTGGGGATGAATTGATCATGGATGTTATTGGTTCACTTGAGT ATGATCCTGAGATTTCTCATGTCCAACATCATCGTGGTTTTCTGAAAGAGCACGTTGTTTTCAAGGAG GCCATACCAATCAAAGATCCCCATGTCCTGTCAAAGATACATCAGACGTACAGAGTTGGTTATTTGAAG GATGTTGTTTTGGCTAGAGTATTGGATGAGGCCACAGTTGCAAACCTGAATTCCATAATTCATGCAAATAATGCTGTT GTTGTTTCTTTGTTAAAGGATGACAATACCTTTATTCAAGAATTGTTTGCTAGGTTGAGATCGCCCACCACATCTGcagaatcaaagaaaaatttg GTATATTTCTTGCACGAGTTTTGTAGTTTGAGCAAGAGCATGCAGATGGTCCAGCAGCTCCGACTGTTTAG GGAGCTCATGAATGAAGGTATCTTTGACATCATTGCTGATATATTGCAGAGTCAAGACAAGAAACTTGTCCTAACTGG AtatcctcattcttttcttGAATCAGGATCCAAACCTTCTGCGTTCTTATGTTGTTCGGCAGGAAGGAATCCCACTACTAGGACTGTCG GTTAA
- the LOC133705869 gene encoding uncharacterized protein LOC133705869 isoform X2 yields MQLIWRSEDLGLYVIDEEDNETLLLHRITPDDIYRKQEDTIISWRDPEFSTELALSFQETTGCSYIWDHICNVQRNLQFSTLNSETFHSMNSELRELPAVELSTLPLILKTVSESGIADQMRLTELILNDHDFFQKLMDVFRICEDLENIEGLHMIFKIVRGIILFNSPQIFEKIFGDELIMDVIGSLEYDPEISHVQHHRGFLKEHVVFKEAIPIKDPHVLSKIHQTYRVGYLKDVVLARVLDEATVANLNSIIHANNAVVVSLLKDDNTFIQELFARLRSPTTSAESKKNLVYFLHEFCSLSKSMQMVQQLRLFRELMNEGIFDIIADILQSQDKKLVLTGTDILILFLNQDPNLLRSYVVRQEGIPLLGLSVKGMITDFGEDMHCQFLEILRSLLDSYTLSGAQRDNIIEIFYEKHLSQLIDVITASCPDEVLPRSSGKSSGLVERVDTHNGVKPEILSNICELLCFCVLHHPYRIKCNFLLDNVIEKVLTLTRRKEKYLVAAAVRFVRTILSRHDEHLINHFVKNNLLKPIVDAFLSNGDRYNLLNSAILELFEYIRKENLKLLLKYIVDSFWNDLVKFEHLTSIQALKVKYEQCLEQCGAKSTGSTLDPRKRNDERALEKEEEDYFNGDSDEEDTASASHTQKAQAQSVSPNGVAAGYPSLSPRSGGLVDYDDDEDDEDYRPPPKKQLETPEEDEGTSESLRMKRKLPSKDKEPDLVKKQRLAKHSKPKESVFAALCSTLSHAVLPSKKAATAMHITPLDGNKGPVEESHRDNDPVISRSCSDNNSNSSEENHREKDPAGPKSCSDCLHSTSENGQIIGDDGPLIPPPKSSPEMAVNGS; encoded by the exons ATGCAATTAATCTGG AGATCAGAAGATCTAGGCTTGTATGTTATTGATGAAGAAGACAACGAGACATTGCTTTTGCATCGTATAACCCCAGATGACATTTACAGAAAACAAGAAG ATACAATAATTTCATGGAGAGATCCAGAATTTTCTACAGAATTAGCACTAAGCTTCCAAGAAACTACAGGGTGTTCGTACATttg ggATCATATCTGTAATGTGCAAAGAAATCTACAGTTCAGCACTCTAAACA GTGAGACATTTCACAGCATGAACAGTGAGTTGAGAGAATTGCCTGCTGTTGAACTTTCCACACTTCCTTTGATCCTTAAG ACCGTGTCTGAGAGTGGTATTGCAGATCAGATGAGACTGACAGAGCTTATACTGAATGAT CATGATTTTTTCCAGAAGCTGATGGATGTTTTCAGAATCTGTGAAGACCTAGAAAACATTGAAGGTCTTCACATGATATTCAAAATAGTCAGAGGGATCA TTTTGTTCAACAGTCCTCAAATCTTTGAGAAAATATTTGGGGATGAATTGATCATGGATGTTATTGGTTCACTTGAGT ATGATCCTGAGATTTCTCATGTCCAACATCATCGTGGTTTTCTGAAAGAGCACGTTGTTTTCAAGGAG GCCATACCAATCAAAGATCCCCATGTCCTGTCAAAGATACATCAGACGTACAGAGTTGGTTATTTGAAG GATGTTGTTTTGGCTAGAGTATTGGATGAGGCCACAGTTGCAAACCTGAATTCCATAATTCATGCAAATAATGCTGTT GTTGTTTCTTTGTTAAAGGATGACAATACCTTTATTCAAGAATTGTTTGCTAGGTTGAGATCGCCCACCACATCTGcagaatcaaagaaaaatttg GTATATTTCTTGCACGAGTTTTGTAGTTTGAGCAAGAGCATGCAGATGGTCCAGCAGCTCCGACTGTTTAG GGAGCTCATGAATGAAGGTATCTTTGACATCATTGCTGATATATTGCAGAGTCAAGACAAGAAACTTGTCCTAACTGG AACAGAtatcctcattcttttcttGAATCAGGATCCAAACCTTCTGCGTTCTTATGTTGTTCGGCAGGAAGGAATCCCACTACTAGGACTGTCG GTTAAAGGAATGATAACAGACTTTGGGGAGGACATGCACTGCCAGTTTCTTGAAATTCTTCGCAGTTTACTGGATTCCTATACACTGTCAGGAGCACAG AGagataatataattgaaatctTCTATGAGAAGCACCTGAGCCAATTAATTGATGTTATAACAGCGTCTTGTCCTGATGAGGTTCTTCCTCGATCAAGTGGTAAATCTTCAGGGCTTGTTGAGAGAGTTGACACTCATAATGGTGTGAAGCCAGAAATACTATCAAACATATGTGAATTGCTATGCTTCTGTGTTCTGCACCATCCATATAGAATAAA gTGTAACTTTCTCCTTGATAATGTTATTGAAAAAGTCTTGACACTgacaagaaggaaagaaaagtaccttgttgctgctgctgttcgTTTTGTTCGCACTATCCTTTCCCGCCAT GATGAGCATTTGATAAATCATTTTGTCAAGAACAACCTCCTCAAACCAATTGTAGATGCCTTTTTGAGCAATGGTGATCGTTATAATTTGCTGAACTCTGCCATTTTAGAGCTTTTTGAGTATATCCGCAAG GAAAACTTGAAATTGTTGCTCAAGTATATAGTTGATTCATTCTGGAATGATTTGGTCAAATTCGAGCATTTGACCTCCATTCAGGCTCTAAAAGTTAAATATGAGCAG TGTCTAGAGCAGTGTGGAGCAAAAAGTACTGGTAGCACATTGGATCCAAGAAAACGAAATGATGAGCGTGCACTagaaaaggaagaggaagaTTACTTCAATGGGGACAG TGATGAAGAAGACACGGCATCCGCATCCCATACTCAAAAGGCACAAGCTCAATCAGTCTCTCCCAATGGGGTTGCTGCAGGCTACCCGTCATTAAG TCCAAGATCTGGAGGACTTgttgattatgatgatgatgaagatgacgAAGACTATAGACCACCTCCTAAGAAACAGCTAGAAACACCTGAGGAAGATGAAGGAACTAGTGAATCCCTTAGGATGAAGCGGAAATTGCCTTCCAAGGATAAGGAGCCTGACCTAGTGAAGAAACAGCGATTAGCTAAACACTCGAAGCCAAAAGAGAGTGTATTTGCTGCTTTATGTTCAACACTTAGCCATGCCGTCTTGCCCAGCAAGAAAGCTGCAACTGCCATGCACATAACTCCTTTGGATGGAAACAAAGGCCCAGTTGAAGAAAGTCATAGAGATAATGATCCAGTCATTTCTAGAAGCTGTTCTGATAACAACAGCAATTCAAGTGAGGAAAACCACAGGGAGAAGGATCCTGCTGGTCCTAAAAGCTGTTCTGACTGCTTGCACAGCACATCAGAAAATGGACAGATAATTGGAGATGATGGTCCATTAATACCACCCCCCAAATCCTCACCAGAAATGGCTGTAAATGGTTCTTAA
- the LOC133704167 gene encoding outer envelope pore protein 16-2, chloroplastic-like isoform X1 — protein sequence MSHNLETRSLMGEIRRFDKCCFFDFGHPLLNRIAESFVKVAGIGAIQAVSREAYFTAIEGAGLESSGGVPPEISVDGKKLHRAPDLRGETNRKSLEALVRNTGKESLQWGLAAGVYSGLTYGLSEARGVHDWKNTAVAGAITGVALALTTADISHEQIVQCAITGAAISTAANLLTGIF from the exons ATGAGCCACAACTTGGAAACAAGGTCATTAATGGGTGAAATCCGTCGCTTTGATAAATGTTGTTTCTTCGACTTTGGCCACCCTCTCCTTAACCGTATTGCTGAGAGCTTTGTCAAAGTCGCTGGG ATTGGAGCAATTCAAGCGGTGTCACGGGAGGCTTATTTCACAGCCATTGAAG gtGCTGGACTTGAGTCAAGTGGTGGTGTGCCCCCGGAGATTTCTGTTGATGGCAAGAAGCTCCATCGTGCCCCTGACCTCAGAG GTGAAACCAACAGAAAATCTCTCGAAGCCTTG gtGAGGAACACTGGAAAAGAATCTTTACAATGGG GACTGGCCGCAGGAGTTTATTCAGGTCTCACTTATGGACTAAGCGAGGCTCGTGGAGTTCATGATTGG AAAAACACAGCAGTGGCTGGAGCAATAACAGGTGTGGCACTGGCACTTACAACAGCTGATATATCCCATGAGCAGATTGTGCAATGTGCTATCACTGGTGCTGCGATCTCAACTGCAGCAAATCTTCTTACAGGGATATTCTAA
- the LOC133704167 gene encoding outer envelope pore protein 16-2, chloroplastic-like isoform X2: MSHNLETRSLMGEIRRFDKCCFFDFGHPLLNRIAESFVKVAGIGAIQAVSREAYFTAIEGAGLESSGGVPPEISVDGKKLHRAPDLRGETNRKSLEALVRNTGKESLQWGLAAGVYSGLTYGLSEARGVHDWVIRPFRDKKTQQWLEQ; this comes from the exons ATGAGCCACAACTTGGAAACAAGGTCATTAATGGGTGAAATCCGTCGCTTTGATAAATGTTGTTTCTTCGACTTTGGCCACCCTCTCCTTAACCGTATTGCTGAGAGCTTTGTCAAAGTCGCTGGG ATTGGAGCAATTCAAGCGGTGTCACGGGAGGCTTATTTCACAGCCATTGAAG gtGCTGGACTTGAGTCAAGTGGTGGTGTGCCCCCGGAGATTTCTGTTGATGGCAAGAAGCTCCATCGTGCCCCTGACCTCAGAG GTGAAACCAACAGAAAATCTCTCGAAGCCTTG gtGAGGAACACTGGAAAAGAATCTTTACAATGGG GACTGGCCGCAGGAGTTTATTCAGGTCTCACTTATGGACTAAGCGAGGCTCGTGGAGTTCATGATTGGGTAATAAGGCCTTTCAGGGATAA AAAAACACAGCAGTGGCTGGAGCAATAA
- the LOC133705913 gene encoding uncharacterized protein LOC133705913 → MSSKKEEKSQVAAERIKAAALSAAKGLSRAQAERAAAAAARNVNAYGQKEEGPSRWQEKREAKRQMYLMSTEKAVRLGERKDLNSMSKAFGGNGQCQKCFQSGHWTYECKNERVYMSRPSRTQQLKNPKLRMEVSTSCDLENPEGEDEEGRKREKKSKRKHRSDSDSGSDSEASVFETDSGSSSVTGSESSDEESSSGCSSSSSEEERRRRRKKRKQKKKERRRRYSSSSDESSDSDSGSESDSDDKSSRKKRRHSRRR, encoded by the coding sequence ATGTCAagtaagaaagaagagaaatctCAGGTTGCGGCGGAGAGGATAAAGGCCGCAGCCTTGAGTGCGGCGAAAGGTTTAAGTAGAGCCCAAGCAGAACGGgcagcagctgctgctgctCGTAATGTGAACGCTTATGGGCAAAAGGAAGAAGGGCCGAGTCGATGGCAAGAGAAACGAGAAGCAAAGAGGCAGATGTATTTAATGAGTACGGAAAAAGCAGTGAGATTGGGTGAGCGAAAAGATCTTAATTCTATGTCAAAAGCTTTTGGTGGTAATGGACAGTGCCAGAAGTGCTTTCAAAGTGGGCATTGGACTTACGAGTGTAAGAATGAGAGGGTTTATATGTCGAGGCCATCAAGGACTCAACAACTTAAGAATCCAAAGTTGAGGATGGAGGTTTCGACTTCTTGTGATTTGGAGAATCCAGAAGGGGAGGATGAGGAGGGGCgaaagagggagaagaagagTAAGAGAAAGCACAGGTCAGATTCGGATTCTGGGAGTGACAGCGAGGCTTCTGTTTTCGAGACAGATAGTGGGTCGTCGTCTGTGACAGGGTCGGAGTCTTCGGATGAGGAAAGTAGTTCGGGGTGCAGTTCATCTTCTTCGGAGGAAGAGAGGCGGCGgagaaggaagaaaaggaagcagaagaagaaggagaggcGCAGGAGGTATAGCTCGTCCTCCGATGAGTCTTCTGATTCGGATTCGGGTTCAGAATCTGATTCTGATGACAAGAGCAGCAGGAAGAAGAGGAGGCATAGCAGGAGGAGATGA
- the LOC133705915 gene encoding DNA-directed RNA polymerases II, IV and V subunit 9A, with protein sequence MSTMKFCRECNNILYPREDRDQKILLYACRNCDHQEIADDNCVYRNEVHHSVAERTQVLQDVAADPTLPRTKAVTCTVCKHPEAVFFQATSRGEEGMTLFFVCCNPNCGHRWRD encoded by the exons ATGAGTACCATGAAATTTTGCCGCGAATG CAACAACATTCTGTACCCTAGAGAAGACAGAGATCAGAAGATCCTTCTTTACGCTTGCCGCAACTGTGATCACCAG gagATTGCTGATGATAACTGTGTGTACCGAAATGAGGTGCATCACTCAGTAGCAGAGAGAACTCAGGTATTGCAAGATGTAGCTGCTGACCCTACTCTCCCTCGCACTAAAGCTGTTACTTGCACTGTATGCAAACATCCTGAAGCTGTCTTCTTCCAG GCAACTTCTAGGGGAGAGGAGGGTatgacgctgtttttcgtgtgCTGCAACCCAAATTGTGGCCACAGGTGGAGAGATTGA